One genomic region from Amycolatopsis sp. FBCC-B4732 encodes:
- a CDS encoding PH domain-containing protein, producing the protein MAEKAQQDEGRKAVFRVPRTSFMAIALLTVCVTPIALGEIPYLQWLYVFPIALAVFVVRHRTIATREGLAIRTVFGKRDVPWSALKGLAITKKSRIQAVLKDDTKVPLPTVRTRHLPVLSLVSEGLVADPSGLLEEEDLKPGS; encoded by the coding sequence GTGGCCGAAAAAGCTCAGCAGGACGAGGGCCGGAAAGCCGTCTTCCGCGTCCCCCGCACGTCGTTCATGGCGATCGCGCTCCTGACCGTCTGCGTGACGCCGATCGCACTCGGGGAAATCCCGTACCTGCAGTGGCTCTACGTCTTCCCGATCGCGCTCGCGGTCTTCGTGGTCCGCCACCGCACCATCGCCACGCGCGAGGGTCTGGCGATCCGGACGGTGTTCGGCAAGCGGGACGTGCCGTGGTCGGCGCTGAAGGGCCTCGCGATCACCAAGAAGTCCCGCATCCAGGCGGTGCTGAAGGACGACACGAAGGTGCCGCTGCCGACGGTCCGGACCCGGCACCTGCCGGTGCTCTCGCTGGTGAGCGAAGGACTCGTCGCCGACCCGAGCGGCCTGCTCGAAGAGGAAGACCTCAAGCCCGGCTCGTAG
- the ilvD gene encoding dihydroxy-acid dehydratase: MPPLRSRTTTHGRNAAGARSLWRATGMTDSDFGKPIVAIANSYTQFVPGHVHLKDLGEIVAGAVKEAGGVAREFHTIAVDDGIAMGHSGMLYSLPSREIIADSVEYMVNAHQADALVCISNCDKITPGMLNAAMRLNIPVVFVSGGPMEAGKAVVVGGVAQAPTDLITAIAASASPDVDEDGLSIVERSACPTCGSCSGMFTANSMNCLTEALGLSLPGNGSTLATHAARRALFEQAGRTIVELCKRWYENDDESALPRSIASKAAFENAMALDMAMGGSTNTVLHILAAAQEGEVDFTIADIDAIGRRVPCLSKVAPNSDYHMEDVHRAGGIPAILGELYRGGLLNTDVWSVHSPDIDSWLSTWDIRASSPSPVALELFHAAPGGVRTTQAFSTENRWSSLDTDSAGGCIRDVEHAYTKDGGLAILRGNLAENGAVIKAAGIDEDLWHFEGPARVLESQEEAVSAILKKEIQPGEVLVIRYEGPAGGPGMQEMLHPTAFLKGSGLGKKCALITDGRFSGGSSGISVGHISPEAAAGGLIGLVENGDRILLDIHERRLELLVDAEILAERRSKMEASERPWQPKDRQRPVTAALRAYARMATSADTGAVRDVNK, encoded by the coding sequence GTGCCGCCTCTCCGTTCCCGGACCACCACCCACGGCCGCAACGCGGCGGGCGCGCGCTCGCTCTGGCGCGCCACCGGCATGACCGACAGCGACTTCGGCAAGCCGATCGTGGCGATCGCCAACTCCTACACGCAGTTCGTGCCCGGCCACGTGCACCTCAAGGACCTCGGCGAGATCGTCGCCGGCGCGGTCAAGGAAGCCGGCGGCGTCGCGCGCGAGTTCCACACCATCGCCGTCGACGACGGCATCGCGATGGGCCACTCCGGCATGCTCTACTCGCTGCCTTCGCGCGAGATCATCGCCGACTCGGTCGAGTACATGGTCAACGCGCACCAGGCCGACGCGCTGGTGTGCATCTCCAACTGCGACAAGATCACCCCGGGCATGCTCAACGCCGCCATGCGGCTGAACATCCCGGTGGTGTTCGTCTCCGGCGGGCCGATGGAGGCGGGCAAGGCGGTCGTCGTCGGCGGCGTCGCCCAGGCCCCGACCGACCTGATCACCGCGATCGCCGCGTCCGCGAGCCCGGACGTCGACGAGGATGGGCTGTCCATCGTCGAGCGCTCGGCCTGCCCGACGTGCGGTTCGTGTTCCGGCATGTTCACCGCGAACTCGATGAACTGCCTCACCGAGGCGCTGGGGCTTTCCCTGCCGGGCAACGGCTCGACGCTGGCGACCCACGCGGCGCGGCGCGCGCTGTTCGAGCAGGCCGGGCGCACGATCGTCGAGCTGTGCAAGCGCTGGTACGAAAACGACGACGAGTCGGCGCTGCCGCGGTCGATCGCCTCGAAGGCGGCGTTCGAGAACGCGATGGCCCTCGACATGGCGATGGGCGGCTCGACGAACACGGTGCTGCACATCCTCGCCGCCGCGCAGGAAGGCGAGGTCGACTTCACGATCGCCGACATCGACGCGATCGGCCGCCGCGTGCCGTGCCTGTCGAAGGTGGCGCCGAACTCCGACTACCACATGGAAGACGTCCACCGCGCTGGCGGCATCCCGGCGATCCTCGGCGAGCTGTACCGCGGCGGCCTGCTGAACACCGACGTCTGGTCGGTCCACTCCCCCGACATCGACTCCTGGCTCTCGACCTGGGACATCCGCGCCTCGTCGCCTTCTCCGGTCGCGCTCGAGCTGTTCCACGCGGCCCCGGGCGGCGTCCGCACGACGCAGGCGTTCTCGACGGAGAACCGCTGGTCGTCCCTGGACACGGACTCGGCGGGCGGCTGCATCCGCGACGTCGAGCACGCGTACACGAAGGACGGCGGCCTGGCCATCCTGCGCGGCAACCTGGCGGAGAACGGCGCGGTGATCAAGGCCGCGGGCATCGACGAGGACCTCTGGCACTTCGAGGGCCCGGCGCGGGTCCTGGAGAGCCAGGAGGAAGCGGTCTCGGCGATCCTCAAGAAGGAGATCCAGCCGGGCGAGGTCCTGGTGATCCGCTACGAAGGCCCGGCGGGCGGCCCGGGCATGCAGGAGATGCTGCACCCGACGGCGTTCCTGAAGGGTTCGGGCCTCGGCAAGAAGTGCGCGTTGATCACGGACGGCCGCTTCTCGGGCGGCTCGTCGGGCATCTCGGTCGGCCACATCTCCCCGGAGGCGGCGGCGGGCGGCCTGATCGGCCTGGTGGAGAACGGCGACCGGATCCTGCTGGACATCCACGAGCGCCGGCTGGAGCTGCTGGTGGACGCGGAGATCCTGGCGGAGCGCCGCTCGAAGATGGAGGCGTCCGAGCGGCCGTGGCAGCCGAAGGACCGCCAGCGCCCGGTGACGGCGGCGTTGCGCGCGTACGCCCGGATGGCGACGTCGGCGGACACGGGCGCGGTCCGCGACGTGAACAAGTAG
- a CDS encoding DoxX family membrane protein, translated as MSSGDDFSQQPTSLLSGVEDDGGDDTPRQGGLGLGLLILRLALGVTMGAHGLQHLFGLFGGPGIGGFARVLETFGYHKQTTLLSWITGIAELGGGVLVVVGLFTPLAAAALLGVAANAVYAKFHGGFFEQQGQGFEFELLLGAAALSLLFTGSGPISLERNTPWRKRPLPLGLVSLLLAAAAAVVVIVLTR; from the coding sequence GTGAGCAGTGGAGACGATTTTTCGCAGCAGCCCACCAGCCTCCTGTCCGGCGTCGAGGACGACGGGGGTGACGACACCCCGCGCCAGGGCGGGCTCGGTCTCGGCCTGCTGATCCTGCGGCTGGCGCTCGGCGTGACCATGGGCGCGCACGGCCTGCAGCACCTGTTCGGCCTGTTCGGCGGGCCGGGCATCGGCGGGTTCGCGCGGGTGCTGGAGACGTTCGGCTACCACAAGCAGACGACGCTGCTGTCGTGGATCACGGGCATCGCCGAGCTCGGCGGCGGGGTGCTGGTGGTCGTCGGGCTGTTCACGCCGCTCGCGGCGGCGGCGCTGCTCGGGGTGGCGGCGAACGCGGTGTACGCGAAGTTCCACGGCGGGTTCTTCGAGCAGCAGGGGCAGGGTTTCGAGTTCGAGCTGCTGCTGGGGGCGGCCGCGCTGAGCCTGCTGTTCACCGGGTCCGGGCCGATTTCGCTGGAGCGGAACACGCCGTGGCGGAAGCGGCCGCTGCCGCTGGGGCTGGTGTCGCTGCTGCTGGCCGCCGCGGCGGCCGTGGTGGTCATCGTCCTGACGCGGTAG
- a CDS encoding 2-hydroxyacid dehydrogenase, translating to MTLTVLVPDDEGMSVLAEVPRVLPVRYQWGEPVPPEAAKAEVLIPGKHPPGEELWRTLPNLKLIQLLSAGAEDWVGKVPDGVLLSTCRGAHGGSTAEWVVAVLLSMYRKLDVFATAQREGRWERQTADTLQGKRVLVIGAGDLGRHLRRRLEPFDARCTMVGMTAREGVHGVHELPALLPMHDAVVLMVPLTSRTRGMVDAEFLAEMRDGAVLVNVSRGAVVDTGALVAELTTGRLRAALDVTDPEPPPSGHPLWTVPGLLLTPHIGGSVRGVRGRSYAVAAAEIARYAGGELPDNLVHGEY from the coding sequence ATGACGCTGACCGTGCTGGTGCCCGACGACGAGGGCATGTCCGTGCTCGCCGAGGTCCCGCGGGTCCTGCCCGTGCGCTACCAGTGGGGCGAGCCCGTGCCGCCGGAGGCCGCGAAGGCCGAAGTGCTGATCCCGGGCAAGCACCCGCCGGGCGAGGAGCTGTGGCGCACGCTGCCGAACCTCAAGCTGATCCAGCTGCTGTCCGCCGGGGCCGAGGACTGGGTCGGGAAGGTGCCCGACGGCGTCCTGCTCTCCACCTGCCGCGGCGCGCACGGCGGGAGCACCGCCGAGTGGGTCGTCGCGGTGCTGCTGTCGATGTACCGGAAGCTGGACGTCTTCGCGACGGCGCAGCGCGAAGGCCGCTGGGAGCGGCAGACGGCCGACACGCTGCAGGGCAAGCGCGTGCTCGTCATCGGCGCCGGCGACCTCGGACGGCACCTGCGGCGCCGGCTCGAGCCGTTCGACGCGCGGTGCACGATGGTCGGGATGACCGCGCGGGAGGGCGTGCACGGGGTGCACGAGCTGCCCGCGTTGCTCCCCATGCACGACGCCGTGGTGCTGATGGTGCCGCTGACCTCGCGCACCCGCGGGATGGTCGACGCGGAGTTCCTGGCCGAGATGCGCGACGGGGCCGTGCTGGTCAACGTCTCGCGCGGCGCCGTCGTGGACACCGGTGCCCTGGTCGCCGAATTGACCACGGGACGGCTGCGCGCCGCGCTCGACGTCACCGATCCCGAGCCGCCGCCGTCCGGGCACCCGCTGTGGACGGTGCCGGGGCTGCTGCTCACGCCGCACATCGGCGGGTCGGTGCGCGGGGTGCGGGGGCGGTCGTACGCGGTCGCGGCGGCGGAAATCGCCCGGTACGCCGGTGGCGAGCTGCCGGACAACCTCGTGCACGGCGAGTACTGA